In one Pseudomonas sp. SCA2728.1_7 genomic region, the following are encoded:
- a CDS encoding DNA internalization-related competence protein ComEC/Rec2 codes for MRTGMMALAVGLLAAVFMPALPPVWLLLLLPVAALMLLPFRSYPLAFLLFGFSWASVGAQWALNDRLPTELDGETRWLEGRVIGLPQSAEGVVRFELADARSRHEKLPSLMRLAWYAGPPVNSGERWRLAVKLKRPGGLLNPDAFDYEAWLLAQRIGATGTIKDGQRLSEARWAWRDSIRQRLLSVDAQGRSGALAALVLGDGSGLSREDWRILQDTGTVHLLVISGQHIGLLAAVMYWLVAGLARFGLWPLRWPWLPWACGLAFAAAFGYGLLAGFDVPVQRACVMVGLVLLWRLRFRHLGAWWPLLLAFNGVLLLEPLASLRPGFWLSFAAVAVLIFTFGGRLGAWRWWQTWTRAQWLIAIGLCPVLLALNLPISLSGPLANLFAVPWVSLVVLPPALLGTVLLPVPYVGAGLLWLAGGLIDGLFRALAMIAGHWPAWIAPSLPAWVWAIGSLGAVLLLLPRGVPMRALGWPLLLLLAMPPRERLAEGLADIWQLDVGQGLAILIRTRHYALLYDAGPRFGDFDLGERVVLPALRKLNVEKLDLMLLSHADADHAGGALAITRGLTVDQVISGDPAGLPAQLGAEACASGQQWQWDGVRFQLWQWTDAHDSNQRSCVLQIEANGERLLLTGDIDTHAERSLLDSPLAVPTQWLQAPHHGSRSSSSMALLNVLKPESVLISRGHGNSFGHPHPTVLARYRKQGLHIYDSAEHGAIHLQLGRFKPPWTMRQQRRFWRDTPALAR; via the coding sequence ATGCGCACAGGGATGATGGCGCTTGCAGTCGGTCTGCTCGCCGCGGTTTTTATGCCGGCATTACCGCCGGTCTGGTTGCTGCTGTTGCTGCCGGTGGCGGCTTTGATGCTGCTGCCGTTTCGCAGCTATCCGTTGGCGTTTTTGCTGTTTGGCTTCTCGTGGGCCAGCGTCGGTGCGCAATGGGCGTTGAATGATCGTTTGCCAACTGAACTGGATGGCGAAACCCGTTGGCTCGAAGGACGGGTTATCGGCTTGCCGCAGAGCGCCGAGGGTGTGGTGCGTTTCGAGCTGGCGGATGCGCGCTCGCGTCATGAAAAGCTGCCATCGCTGATGCGCCTCGCCTGGTACGCCGGGCCGCCGGTCAACAGTGGCGAGCGCTGGCGCTTGGCGGTCAAGCTCAAGCGTCCCGGTGGTTTGCTCAACCCGGACGCCTTCGATTACGAAGCATGGCTGCTCGCGCAACGCATCGGTGCGACCGGCACGATCAAGGACGGCCAACGCCTGAGCGAAGCAAGGTGGGCCTGGCGCGACAGTATTCGTCAGCGTTTGCTGAGCGTGGATGCGCAGGGGCGAAGCGGCGCACTGGCGGCGCTGGTGCTGGGCGACGGTTCGGGACTCAGTCGTGAGGATTGGCGGATTCTGCAGGACACCGGCACCGTGCACTTGCTGGTGATTTCCGGCCAGCACATCGGTTTGCTCGCGGCGGTGATGTATTGGCTGGTCGCAGGGTTGGCGCGATTTGGTCTGTGGCCATTGCGTTGGCCGTGGCTGCCATGGGCCTGTGGGCTGGCGTTCGCGGCAGCGTTTGGTTATGGCCTGCTTGCCGGGTTCGATGTGCCGGTGCAGCGGGCCTGCGTGATGGTCGGGCTGGTGCTGTTGTGGCGGCTGCGCTTTCGCCATCTGGGGGCATGGTGGCCGTTGCTGCTGGCGTTCAATGGTGTGCTGTTGCTGGAACCGCTTGCCAGTTTGCGTCCAGGTTTTTGGCTCTCGTTTGCGGCGGTGGCCGTGCTGATCTTTACCTTTGGCGGTCGTTTGGGGGCGTGGCGCTGGTGGCAGACCTGGACGCGGGCGCAATGGTTGATCGCGATCGGCTTGTGCCCGGTGTTGCTGGCGCTGAACCTGCCGATCAGTCTTAGTGGGCCGCTGGCCAATTTGTTCGCGGTGCCCTGGGTCAGTCTTGTGGTGTTACCGCCGGCGCTACTGGGGACGGTGTTGTTGCCTGTTCCTTATGTCGGCGCCGGCCTGCTGTGGCTGGCCGGCGGTTTGATCGACGGACTGTTTCGCGCGCTGGCAATGATTGCCGGGCATTGGCCGGCGTGGATCGCACCCTCGCTACCCGCTTGGGTCTGGGCCATTGGCAGCCTCGGCGCCGTGTTGTTGCTGTTGCCGCGCGGCGTGCCGATGCGTGCACTGGGCTGGCCACTGTTGTTGCTGCTGGCCATGCCACCCCGCGAGCGATTGGCCGAAGGCCTGGCCGATATCTGGCAGCTCGATGTTGGCCAAGGCCTGGCCATTCTGATCCGCACCCGTCATTACGCGCTGCTGTATGACGCCGGGCCGCGTTTTGGCGATTTCGATCTCGGCGAGCGGGTGGTGCTGCCCGCGTTGCGCAAACTCAATGTGGAAAAACTCGATTTGATGCTGCTCAGCCATGCGGACGCCGATCACGCTGGCGGCGCTTTGGCGATCACTCGTGGTTTGACCGTCGATCAAGTGATCAGCGGCGACCCGGCGGGACTGCCCGCTCAATTGGGCGCCGAAGCCTGCGCTAGTGGGCAGCAATGGCAGTGGGACGGCGTGCGTTTTCAACTTTGGCAGTGGACGGACGCTCACGACAGCAATCAGCGTTCGTGCGTCTTGCAGATCGAGGCCAATGGCGAGCGCCTGCTGCTGACTGGCGACATCGACACCCACGCCGAGCGCTCGCTGCTCGACAGTCCGCTGGCCGTGCCGACGCAATGGCTGCAAGCGCCTCACCATGGCAGTCGCAGTTCGTCGTCGATGGCGCTGCTCAACGTCTTGAAGCCTGAGTCCGTGCTGATTTCGCGAGGTCATGGCAATTCATTTGGTCATCCCCACCCGACCGTGCTGGCGCGTTATCGCAAACAAGGCCTGCACATTTACGACAGCGCCGAACACGGCGCCATTCATCTGCAATTGGGCCGCTTCAAGCCGCCGTGGACGATGCGTCAACAGCGGCGTTTCTGGCGCGATACGCCTGCGCTCGCCCGTTGA
- a CDS encoding MotA/TolQ/ExbB proton channel family protein, translating into MWELVKSGGWMMLPIILSSIAAMAIVAERLWTLRASRVTPEHLLGQVWVWIKDKQLNKEKLKELRANSPLGEILAAGLANSKHGREIMKECIEEAAARVIHELERYVNALGTIAAMSPLLGLLGTVLGMIDIFSAFTGSGMTTNASVLAGGISKALITTAAGLMVGIPAVFFHRFLQRRIDELVVGMEQEAIKLVEVVQGDRDVDLAEGRV; encoded by the coding sequence GTGTGGGAATTGGTCAAATCCGGCGGCTGGATGATGTTGCCGATCATTCTGAGCTCCATCGCGGCCATGGCGATCGTCGCCGAACGCCTGTGGACCCTGCGCGCCAGTCGCGTCACCCCCGAGCATCTGCTGGGCCAGGTCTGGGTGTGGATCAAGGACAAGCAGCTCAATAAAGAAAAGCTCAAGGAATTGCGCGCCAATTCGCCGCTGGGGGAAATCCTCGCCGCCGGTCTGGCCAACTCCAAGCATGGTCGCGAGATCATGAAAGAGTGCATCGAAGAGGCCGCCGCCCGGGTCATTCACGAACTCGAGCGCTACGTTAACGCGCTGGGCACGATTGCCGCCATGTCGCCGTTGCTCGGTCTGCTGGGCACCGTGTTAGGCATGATCGACATTTTCAGTGCCTTCACTGGCTCAGGCATGACCACCAACGCCTCGGTATTGGCCGGTGGTATTTCCAAAGCGCTGATCACCACCGCTGCGGGCCTGATGGTCGGTATTCCGGCGGTGTTCTTCCACCGGTTCCTGCAACGCCGCATCGATGAGCTGGTGGTCGGCATGGAACAGGAAGCGATCAAACTGGTTGAAGTGGTGCAGGGCGACCGTGACGTCGATCTGGCCGAGGGCCGGGTGTGA
- a CDS encoding biopolymer transporter ExbD: MKFRRKPRETIDINLASLIDVVFILLLFFVVTTTFTRETQLRVDLPEAVSGSPAEDQQLKQIDVAISAEGVFSVNNKILPKNDLATLMEAMQKESNGDTNMPLSISADGKTQHQSVITAMDAAGKLGFSHLRMTTVEAAPKS, encoded by the coding sequence GTGAAATTCCGTCGCAAGCCTCGGGAAACCATCGATATCAACCTCGCGTCGCTGATCGACGTGGTGTTCATTCTGCTGCTGTTTTTCGTCGTGACCACCACGTTTACCCGTGAAACCCAGTTGCGCGTCGACCTGCCGGAAGCGGTCAGCGGTTCACCGGCCGAAGATCAGCAGCTCAAGCAGATCGACGTGGCGATCAGCGCTGAAGGCGTGTTCTCGGTGAACAACAAGATTCTGCCGAAGAACGATCTGGCGACATTGATGGAAGCCATGCAGAAAGAATCCAACGGTGACACCAACATGCCGTTGTCGATCAGTGCCGACGGCAAGACTCAGCATCAATCCGTGATCACCGCCATGGATGCGGCCGGCAAGCTCGGTTTCAGCCATCTGCGCATGACCACGGTCGAGGCGGCGCCGAAATCCTGA
- the lpxK gene encoding tetraacyldisaccharide 4'-kinase, which yields MSLSDRLLAAWYQGHPALTLLRPLELLYRRVVINKRQRFLDGEGEIYQSPVPLIVVGNITVGGTGKTPMILWLIEHCRRSGLRVGVVSRGYGAKPPQLPWRVEAEQSAHIAGDEPLLIVQRTGVPLMIDPDRSAAVKALLASEPLDLILSDDGMQHYRLARDLELVLIDAARGLGNKRCLPAGPLREPIERLQSVDGVLFNGATTDREDGFAFHLQPTALVNLRSGERKSLEHFSAGQAVHAVAGIGNPQRFFNTLEALDWRAVPHAFADHAEYSVQALNFTPSLPLVMTEKDAVKCRAFAAADWWYLAVDAVPSPAFVAWFDTQLMRLLPDRLLP from the coding sequence ATGAGCCTGTCCGATCGTTTGCTCGCCGCTTGGTATCAGGGGCATCCGGCCCTTACGCTGCTGCGGCCGCTGGAGTTGTTGTACCGCCGCGTGGTGATCAACAAACGCCAACGTTTTCTCGACGGTGAAGGCGAAATCTATCAGTCGCCCGTGCCGTTGATCGTGGTCGGCAATATCACCGTTGGCGGCACCGGCAAGACACCGATGATCCTCTGGCTGATCGAACATTGCCGGCGCAGCGGTTTGCGCGTCGGCGTGGTCAGCCGTGGTTACGGTGCCAAACCACCGCAGTTGCCGTGGCGCGTTGAGGCCGAGCAAAGCGCTCACATTGCTGGTGATGAACCGTTGTTGATCGTCCAGCGCACAGGTGTGCCGCTGATGATCGACCCCGATCGCAGCGCCGCCGTCAAAGCCTTGCTCGCCAGCGAACCGCTGGATCTGATCCTCTCCGACGACGGTATGCAGCATTATCGTCTGGCGCGGGATCTGGAACTGGTGCTGATCGATGCCGCCCGTGGGCTGGGCAATAAACGTTGCTTGCCTGCCGGGCCGTTGCGCGAACCGATTGAGCGCCTGCAAAGCGTCGACGGCGTCTTGTTCAACGGTGCCACGACTGATCGCGAAGACGGTTTTGCTTTCCATCTGCAACCCACCGCGCTGGTCAATCTGCGCAGTGGCGAACGCAAGTCGCTCGAGCATTTTTCTGCCGGTCAGGCCGTGCACGCCGTCGCCGGGATCGGCAATCCGCAACGTTTCTTCAATACCCTCGAAGCGCTAGACTGGCGAGCGGTTCCGCACGCGTTTGCCGACCACGCCGAATACAGCGTGCAGGCCTTGAATTTTACACCGTCATTGCCATTGGTGATGACCGAAAAGGACGCGGTGAAGTGCCGTGCCTTCGCTGCAGCCGACTGGTGGTATCTGGCGGTCGATGCCGTGCCGTCGCCGGCCTTCGTGGCCTGGTTCGACACACAGCTGATGCGCCTGTTGCCTGATCGGCTTTTGCCTTAA
- a CDS encoding Trm112 family protein produces MDTKLLDILACPICKGPLKLSADKTELISKGAGLAYPIRDGIPVMLESEARTLTTEERLDK; encoded by the coding sequence ATGGACACCAAATTGCTCGATATCCTCGCGTGCCCGATCTGCAAAGGCCCGCTCAAGCTCAGCGCCGACAAGACCGAACTGATCAGCAAGGGCGCCGGTCTGGCGTATCCGATCCGCGACGGCATCCCGGTGATGCTCGAAAGCGAAGCCCGCACCCTGACCACCGAGGAGCGTCTGGATAAATGA